From one Culex quinquefasciatus strain JHB chromosome 3, VPISU_Cqui_1.0_pri_paternal, whole genome shotgun sequence genomic stretch:
- the LOC6049114 gene encoding perlucin has product MFAKVLLKTFMLIACGGLVTAASPINATRDSCVHKSYRVYNNVGVTFMEAWRRCQWNGHRLATVSSEADSKLLEAAIGASSVKTGPWWIAGTDQGSEGNFIWISTNIPVGFGTGYENFYPDQPDNAGGAEDCMEIGRWGGVRWNDAPCGWKQRYICEQVRPC; this is encoded by the exons atgtttgcaaaagtCTTGCTGAAAACATTCATGCTGATAGCTTGTGGCGGGCTTGTGACAGCAGCATCTCCGATAAACG CTACACGGGATTCCTGTGTGCACAAATCGTACCGGGTGTACAACAACGTCGGAGTGACTTTCATGGAAGCCTGGAGACGTTGCCAGTGGAACGGGCACCGGTTGGCCACCGTGAGTTCCGAAGCGGACAGTAAGCTGTTGGAAGCTGCGATCGGGGCCTCAAGTGTTAAAACAGGGCCCTGGTGGATTGCCGGAACTGATCAGGGCAGCGAGGGAAATTTCATTTGGATTTCAACTAACATTCCGGTAGGATTTGGAACCGGGTATGAAAATTTCTACCCAGACCAGCCTGACAATGCCGGAGGAGCCGAGGATTGCATGGAGATTGGACGCTGGGGTGGAGTTCGCTGGAATGATGCACCTTGTGGGTGGAAGCAGCGTTACATTTGTGAACAAGTGAGACcttgttaa